The Zeugodacus cucurbitae isolate PBARC_wt_2022May chromosome 4, idZeuCucr1.2, whole genome shotgun sequence genome includes the window aaacacacctTTGCACATACCAAGCTACTGGCATAGATGCGCACGCATTTTCGTAATTTCACGGTAATAAGAGCAGAAATTTTAATAGCCATAACGGTTCggccaaataaaaataaaagtcacacaatTCAAGACAtttgacaacaacagcagcaacaacaacaacaagcacataataataaagtaaacagCAATAAGTACAGCAGCGAACTGTGGCCAACAGCATGTGAAGATAAAaaccatatacataaataaaagtaaaaagtttctaaacaacaacaacaacaacagcggtagCAGCAATGCATGTAATGTTTTGTAACAACCGCTTTGACAATTTGAGCTTGAAGTTTTAGCCAGCGTACAGTAGTTGTAGGGCACAGAGGCAGCTGAAAAAGAGCAGGAAAAGTGTGTGAAAGGTGGCGTTTAAGTTTTtgtgttgtaaataaatatgtatgtatgtacatatgtatgtatgtaagcatctTTGTGTGTATGAAGTTTACACATTTTGCTATTAGCCTGGCATTCACCTTCATTTGATCGCAAGCGAATTAAGCTAAATGCGAATATAATAGCACAAatgacaaatatgaaaaaaagccaGAGAAAAAGTCAAATCATATGTGCTGTTTCACATACGTTCAGCTTTGGATAAGGGGTATGACTTTCTATAgagattttaactatttcaactGAGGCTTTAAAGAAGTTTTAAACATTGTattgtactaattttttttattttgaaaataataataaaataaatttaaaaaaatgcatttaaaacaaataataataaaacaaaactaaaattattccataatataagacaataattataaaaaaatggtaCTTTTTGAAGGACTTGGatttccgaaatattttttttcttctctttccattaaaatattaattttttaacgtgtttataattttattatgtgaTCATTTCCATTTGCTTTTATACAAATACAGTAGATATCGGTTATATGACGAACCGCTTGTATGCAAATTTTGgttatatgcaaaattttcatatttcaacgcATTATAGAACgttttattatatgaatttgGTTGTTTGAATGCAAATCGTTTATAAGCAAATATcgcatttatgcaaaaaaatttcagcaaaattGAATCGTTACGTACAAATTTTAATCTGTTTTAAGCAAATTTTCCAACactgaaacactaaatttattcTATCGATTTATCGATTGTCAAACATATGATTTTGTGTTACACTTGTTACAATGTCGCGTCGTGTTGTGTTAACAGCGAAACAAAAAATTGCGGTTTTAAACGATTTAAAGACTTCCAAAGACCGAAAAACCATTGCTGCTAAATATAAAGTTAGCTTAAGCACTATATCGCGCATTCAAATCCAAGAGAACAAAATCCGCGCCATAACAAATCCCAATAGGAAACGGGATAGGAAAGGCGCACACGTGAATTTGGACAGAACCTTGTTGTCCTGGTTTAACCAAATCCGGTCCCAAAATGGAATTGTTACCGGACCTGTCTTGCTTTCTAAAGCACAGGAATTTGcgttaaaattaaacgaaagttATGTGCCAGACCGTAGTTGGTTGCAGCGTTGGTGCGGGCGAAATGCCCTTAACTTCTCCAAGATTTACGGAGAAGCTGGCGAAAATAACGCAACAAGTGCAGAAGTTTTCACTACTAACCGTTTGCctcatattattgaaaaattttcgcCGGATTGTATATTTAATGCCGATGAAACCGGGCTGTACTACAAGGCGTTGCCAAATGGAAGTTACAAAGGCAAGTATGAGAATCCAAAGGGATTCAAAACTCAAAAGCAACGCCTCACATTTCTGTTTCTATGCAATGCAACCGGCACGTATAAACGTGCATATTGCATTGGAAAGTCGGCTAAACCACGGTCTTTTAAAGGAAAACAGCTACCGCTGccatattataataatagaaGTGCTTGGATGACGAGTGTTATTTGGAAAAAGATTCTAATAGATCTCAAtcaaaatcttgaaaaagaTAACAAGCAGATATGTTTGATTGTTGATAATGCTCCTTGCCACAATACAGATGAGAAATTCTCAAACATTACGATTGAATTTTTGCCACCAAATACAACTGCCCTTATACAGCCACTTGATCAAGGTATCATCCACTCCTTTAAAatggaatatcgacaaatactaataaaaaaacaaatttgtgcgTTGGAGAAGGGCTTATCTATAGTTGAATTCCTGAAATCGCTCACTATTTTGGATGGTATCAATTATGCAAATCGCGCTTGGAACCTTGTTAAGCAGCAAACAATTAGTAATTGTTTCAAAAAGGTAAATTTCGTGTTAAAGAtggtacaaatttaaaataaaattgttcatttcaggCAGGCATTGACAACATTCAATTCATTACAGATGAGATTGCAGCCACAGAAGGCGAAAACTATGAATGGTGCACACTCGATAATGAATACATTCAATGCGATAATGAACTTGTCTGCTTTGGAACCATGTCGGACGAGGATATTGTTGCGGACGTATTGGCCGTCAATCAAAATTCTACTGAAGATGAGGAAGTGTTCGCGCAATCTGAGGCTTGTATTAAACACCCCTCAACGAAAAATGCCTTGCTAAGCTTAGATTCGCTGCGTGACTATTTTTGTCATAACAATATAGATCCCTTAGAGGCTTTTgaagatattgaaaatttaatcctAGAGAGTTCTGAAAAACAGAAATGCCAGAAGAAAATAAcagattttttaagtaaatcttaacaattttcaaattaaatgaattgactgaagtgaaatataatttttattaaaactgaataagtttatatattctatttcttgtgtgctattttttgtttacatcgaATTGattgtgtatatgcatatattttgcatataagcGAATACCGCTTGTTTGCAATTACCGCctgtatgcaaatttttttttgcattataacAATTGCATATAACCGATATCTACTGTAATACtatttcttcattttaattgttttggaaTGACTTatggcagtagtctgctttagaagccgaaaaaaaaacgttttttagcaatttttttgaaagggaaggaaatgattgcggtaaacggaattttaagacgatagtgtactatatttaaggcttaaaaacaatatttgttgttaaaaaatattgcaattttttcaaagttgtaagtatttttctggagcgcctggagtctgcacttgtatatcggtgccggtgatggaggtcgtgcgatgcatctgaaacagtcgaaccaatatttttttttttaatttttataagtttcttttctttatgtactaaaaaaataccgaagaagttataaaattccaaattttttcgaagtttgaaaaaaaaattaacttttttaagaaaaaaattgactttaagttgcaaaacaagtagtttaaataatacttttgtccaacttttttagttcaaatagaagataatttaatactgaagctagatcacttttttTCGATcagacatatattctttttgctatcgccggcacggttttctaacacttgtgaaaatgaaaactcgaactCGAAaacctgagcattcgcacctgctcgacgctcggccactaaaactgctctagcttcgaaaatatgtcgaattggcctctggaattttaaagacatattcttggatagttttggaagagatttaaaacaaaaaaaatcgattttttgaagcctgtaaaacagactactgccttaaaatgCTTAATTTCGCAGACTTTCTTCAGATATATTGAATAATGAAGCTAAAATAGAAAAGAGAAATTGTAGATAAAGGAAAtcaagttatatttatataggtaagggcaatattgcaaaaaattaaaatacatttttaactttcattttattatttgtttacaatcAATTCACACCCCTTATATTAGCTACAACAAATCAACCAAAACATATGCATCACGTAAGCGTATGCAACAATGCGTGCCGTCATCATTACAACAAATacagttaacaacaacaaccaacgacCAGTAGCAACCATCATCATTACCAGTGTCAATGTAACGCGATCATCACATTATCCACcgcagcgccaacaacaaaacacgcCATAAATGCGCATAATATACTCATACCGGCaataatatgtttgtatgtatgtttgtagactATGTAGCAAGAGGCAGTGCAGTAGAGTAGTTATCACTTGGAGCATCGCCGTTGTCAGCATTGTCACAGCAGCGGCGTGTTCATAAGTAACAGAAGTGGCACATCGCTGATTGCTTGCTACATGCCACACGCAGCAGTGGCAGCGGCAGCAATGCACGCTCGACAGCTCAAGTAGTGCCCCATCAGCAGTATCATCAGAGTCCCGGTTCAACTGGAGCATTTATTCCGCATATTTCTCATTTGATGGATTCCGCGTCGCGTCTTTTTTCTGCCTTTGCCTCGCTTTGTTGCAGCGCTCCGCTCTACGCCACTCCAACGGCCGCGCTTGACATTTTAATACGCTCAATTTCGAGTAATTtctttaatgataattttttaatttcattaagcgACTGCCTTGCCGCCGCCAAAGTAAAATGCCGAGTGGCAAGTGGCAGCAGTGAGCGGGTTGTtgtggcagttgttgttgtttatgttggtAGATGCCAGTGACTTCATATACCAGTATGTATATGCTAACGTGCAGAGACTACAATTGCCGAAGCCTCATGAATAGAAGAAAGGTGTGGAAAATGTAAtagattttgaagaaaatttttgaagcttgccgctgccgctgcaaaTGAAAAGGAAAAGCGTTGCTAATTGCTAAACTTTACTGCAAGGTGCCCATGTAAGCTTCGACAAGCGAGTGTGTTGTTGTGGGCAGTAAAAGTTCACTTTGAAATGATCACATCCACAATGTGGCCAATAAAGTATTAAGCTGCCACATCGTGCGGCACGAATGAGATTTGCACGCAATGTGCGTGTGAAATTTCCAacatttttcgcattttacaatttcattgttttataCTTTGTACGCTGGCAAGCATTCAATTATGCACTTTATGCCGCAGACATGAAGCAATGCATGGTCTGAGTAAAAAACAAgcacaatgtacatacatatatagaaaatacaGTTTTAGttaatacacatatatttatttagccaTCATCATACATGCATATctacattcttcttcttgactgacgtagaaaccgcttacgcggttatagccgagtccacaacagcgcgccacgcatctctccttttggcagtttggcgccaattggtaataccaagtcaAAACAggcccttctccacctggtccttccatcggagtggaggtcttcctcttcctcggcttccaccagcgggtactgcatcgaaatctttcagagctggggcactttcgtccattcgaacaacatgacccagccagcttagccgctgtcttttgatTCGCTGGACtacgtctatgtcgtcgaaccacacatacagctcatcattccatcttctgcggtattcgccgttgccaatgtttaagggaccataaatcttccgcaaaacctttctctcgaaaactgctAGTGCcgactcatcggatgttgacaccgtccacgcttctgcaccataaagtaggacgggaatgatgagggacttgtagagtttagtttttgttcgtcgagagaggactttacttttcaattgactactcagtccatagtagcacctgttggcaagagtgattctgcgttggatttcaaggctgacattattattggtgttaatgctggttcctaggtatacgaaattctctacgacttcgaagttatgactgtcaacagtgacgtgggagccaagacgcgaatgcgttgactgtttgtttaatggcaggagatatttcgctgGGCCATCATAGTCTTGTATTTGTATACGACTGAGTATCAGTAAAAATCACCGTTATGTGAAGCTTCGAAATGGTTGATTGGTATGAGTCCATTCAGTGTGAGGAGTTTAACATCTCGAAACTCAAGAAACGAGTGCACACTCACTCTTTTGTGCTTACTTACCGATGTCAAAACTTCGCCAACGAGCGTTCAATGATAGGCCCGGCGTGACCTTTATGTATGTGCCTATCCTTGTGTTCCTCGTGATATGAACCAGGCTATAGAGATTTTATACTTCGTTGATGTGTTAGTACAAATTTTCAGGTGGTAGTTGCTGATATTGGCGTCAACAGCTACTTGGCTCTCTGAGTGGATTAATTTACAATTCTgtcaaagacaaataacaaagagcgctcgggcactccaatacgctagtgtgaaactttaactgcatttttcttaaaactatgtttctcctgaggccgccattttgtaaaattttgaaaaaaggcTTCGATCAggtccaggattatctatttataaaactaatttttttatccgaGGAATCACCAATGACTTATGATtgtcctttttttgaaactgggtcaacacagacagctataactttggaaattataatttttttttttaattttcgtgactttaagtcaaaatattgtataataatgccatattattacttttgtaaaataacatgatttaatagcaaaaattcCCATTTTTTCGTGCCTCTGACTACCCGTAACCCCTTAATTCTGCGAGAAGTAAATCTAACTTTGTATGCGTTAGTAACAACTTATCCAGAATCTGCATTTtcgattttatgtatatttaaataagtcTTCATGCAACTCCCATATGCCTTTGTGGTTCCTCATTATGAGCTCCTGAAATTGCAGCGAATTCTATGTGGCACTTTCCACTATTTTGCAgtaacaattaattattaacaaacACAAATTGGTTTGATGGCATTATTTCATATCTATTATGAACTCAAAATTGTAAAGGGCTTTTGGGCTCATAGTAAATGCCACTTGGTTTCAAAATTGTGCAAGTTCTTACTTACAAATTcctcaaatacaaatacacaggCAGCTCAAGTGCGTTAGAAACATTAACGGTATACTTATAGAATATTCCGCAacaaatacatgtgtatgtgtatgtgtgtattcagATTTCTCGAGTGCTGGCAATAATTGACAAAATCGATTTAGCATTAAAATTCAACGATTTCTTGAATAAGTCAACAGTCATTGGCAGAAAACAACTAAaagccaaacaaacaaacaatcaaaagGTTGAGGGTTATTGCAGTTGTTATGTGAGCGCCATTGCTGTACATgtgggtgtgtgcgtgtgtctgtCCGTATAACTGTTTGCGGCGCTGCAAACGGGCTAATATTTCAGTCGACCACATTTGCTTGCTGGCACAGGACGCGATTATTTACAACGGTGCATTGCCAACTCACAAAGGCACAACTCTGTAcaataacaaccacaacaacaacaaatgactgCATAGTGaagtgcaaataaaaacaactgaaataaaaaaaaaaacaagaatccgTTTGTGTGGCACGTGGAAGGGGACTGCATTACCCCCAGTGGcttaaacgcaaaaaaaaaaacaaatatgtccAAGTGAAGATAAAGTGAACGGTTTGTTTGTGACTGCCACAACTAAATGCGTTACAGAAGCAGAAGCGACAGTGACAGCGGTAGCGAGCGAAACCAGTCCAAACAGCAACATCGCAAACACCTGTCCACCTGtcggcacacacatacacgcatacaataacaacaaccacttaAATATATTGAGAATCCAAGTTATTTCCTTTCCTTCCTGCTGAAAATACGTGCACTTTTTGCTACCTTTCGTTTCTGCTTTCTGCATCCCTGCGCTCCTCCGCTGCGCCTCGCATCCGCTCAAACTTACAAGTCCTTGTTGCTGACAACGTCCATTGTGTCCCTAATCAGCGAGACAACTGCGCTATTACCGGTTTGGCGTCTGGCAACTTAACCTATAAGGAAATTACCGTAATGTACTGGACACGTCTGCCAGCGCCTACACGCAAAATACAGTTAGCTGAGCAATGGCTCCGGTGTATTAGCTGTGCGTTTCACCGGACGGCAGTCGGAGTCCTGTGGAAATAAAAGCTTCCCTCTTCGTGTGGATGTTTGCGATGTCCCGTTTTTTTTCCAAGTGTTTGAGCAGTAGTAATTTTTCTTTGTCTCccttttttgtgaaatttatacagtTGCAGAAGTCATTTGGAGATGAGCTTTTACTTAAACTTTTATGACCGTAATTTCGTTTGATGGCCGTCCATGCAGATATTtgtgtgaatatgtaaataaatttgtgttttaaaatCGCCTTTTTATTTTCCACAACAAAGTTGAAATTGTGTGTTGTCTGTTTTCCAGCTGTTTAACGGTGTTGTTATGCAATAAGATAAATCTACTTGTGTGCAATCATCATTACAAGTGCTTAGTAAGGGCTCGGGGACACCGTTTTGTAAGAGTAATTTGAAAGGACATCAATTTAAACTCATAAATGGCAAGAAAGATGTCTAAATGAATTTGTGATGGAAAAGTTTATATTATGAATAgcatttgtttaactttttttccaCAAAGGTTGATACAAATGTACCAACTcaaaagagaagaaaaattcatgagaatttgtaattttttaaatatttctgactaattatataaattaataatttgctTGTACTCTCTTATATTAGCCAGTTCAGCTTCTTCTATAACACACTTTTTCTTCAAGTTgagtgtgtgttcaaaaaataacgagaattttcgtttcttggaaaaaaaatatttattcttctaCATTAATGTTTTCGCCTACAAAATAGTCCCCATACGATATTAAGTACATATGCTAATGCTTCCtccaattgtcgaaacacttctcaaacttgatttttggtatagcccttggcTCATTCAGCGATTTCAGCTAAGCTTGTAGAACGACGACCCTTTAatgttatctttatttttggaaatagaaaggAATCACACGGAGCCATGTCTGGATGATTGATACGTTCATAGTTCATAAAAACACCTCTAACCATAGCGTCTGAGCCACAAAGTTGGGGAAAAATACTACCAAAATTAGCAGCCTCAAATGGGTACAGTTAGTTCATCTATTGTACTTGGTTTCTCCTATTCTTAAAGCTActgtttatacattttttttactttaatatataACGTCTTAAACTCAGTCATTAATATTCGCTGTTTTACATCAAATACTCTCACCCAGATCAATATTATTTTAGGGTCGATATCAAACATTTTGGAATTTATTCATTTCGAAACTGTTAAAGATTGCTTCAATAAAGTCAAAACTTAAATATGAATACAATATATTTCTAATTGTTGTTATATGATAGGATCTCTCGTCTTCTTTTTGATTGAGATCATATACATCAAATATACAGCATATAGCATAGGAACATAATTGTTTTGTAATATAATGCATGTCTTCATAATAAATTAACTCAACATTCTCCACAAACTACTTTAATTCTGGAATTGAATAGTAAGCGCAAACCCTTCTAGCAGCCTTCGTTCCCACTCTTGATTACAATCTAATTACGCTGAAGGATAACAAATTTGGCAATGGCGCAGTTAAGGTTGACTGGTTACGGTCACAACAACTCTTGCTAGCCAAACGGAACTTTGCCAAGTCATCATGGAGCGACCCTGTAGGAAATCGCATGGTCATCAGTCTGCTTTTGTAGATTTCTTTATGCAATTTGGACAATGTGATtccaataaacaaaattttctatATCTAGTGTCCTCATTCTTATCAGAGCTAAGCTGCAAAACTTTCCCGGAGCtcaacatttcattttttattaatttgaatgGCGTTTCGACTGTAATATGACTCGATTAATTTAGTTGGTTGGATAGCAgtcactttttatattttaaatatatgtattaatatgtgtatgtgtgcgtccTGGTTCTCTCCGTCAAATGAACTGCAGTCCTTTTCGTTTGccaaaaacatttttctatGTCAGTTCCTGTACTTGTTTATtcctttcaaattttatttcaatttagttttttttgtgttgcaaGCTTCAGCGCTGGCGCCAGCCTGTGTTGCCATGTGTGTTCTCGAGTTTTTATATGCGATTATAGCAACATTTGGCGTATAATGGATTCCTTCTCATTTTGGACTTGGTAACACCACACTAATGTGGTGCACTGTGGTCTATTGTTGGAAAGAATGCACAGTCTGGGTATTATTAATTTGATGTTGTTAATAGGGGCTTTGATTTTGTAAATACAGTTTTAAAAGAGCTTAATTATAGTGAGTGGACTTCTTAGAACATATGTGGTCTCAAATTTTCAAGAAGCATTGAAACACCATGAACAATTTTGAAAGaagttaatacatattttttgttttcgagcTTGACCGATCTATTCGGTGGAAAAACTATCCTTGTTATCAATATCTTTGTGTATCTTTACGGTGCTTTACGTCCCATATAATCTGTTCCTAGTACTTCAGATCCTTCTAAAATCTAGTAGTTCATTAACGAACTTAGTCCTTTTTGTTCTGCAGCGCAGGGGACTCCTAAAGATGGAACTTTgagctattaaataaaattatatattttttactttaataattCAATCATTCCCTGACCACTGTTCCACCAGCCGTTCCAAGTCGCTGCAGTTCGCGAACACGCTACGTCTAGCCGCGTCGCATACGCGCACAAAGCAACTATTTGGCTGGCTGACTGCCTGTCTGCTCCAAGGCGGTCTGGAGCGCGTCTACAGTGCTGGTGTGTCTATTATTGGCAGCCGTCTTGACACCATTGCCGCCGTCCGCTTCGTTGGCGTGGTGCGCGGCGTGGCATTCAAGACATTTAAGCCGTTAGCGACAGCGACGGCGGTGAGGTTGACACTTTTTACATTTGGATTGTCGCAAATAAAATAGAACTTTTGCATTTCCAGACATTCACTGCGACTCCGGCTAGCGCACACGGCGAGGCGCCGTGCATGAGGTGTCTTGTGATGAGCGTTGACTGTGTCACTGCGACTAATGCCGATCTGAATCTGAGTGTACAAGAGTTgtaagtgcgtgtgtgtgtgatattCTGTGCCAACGCGAATTCCACGGTGCATGACGGCGCGTCTTGGCGCTGCATTACATGTTATTTTCGTACGGAAATAACCTTGAGCCAAATAAACTAAGTAATTTCCTTTTTCTTCTACCTTATTTTGGCTTTCTTTGCAGATACCTCGAGCGGACACGAATAAATTGCCATCAACTTCATTCACATCAACAGAGCGGTGCTAGACAGTGAGGCAGTGCAACAGTGGCGCTGTGAAGGACGTGGCGACATACACCCAACTAAACATCTGTGGAATATAGTCAGCGCCTGGCAACTAGTCCCAGGTAGTCCATGTGTAAGGCATCAGTTCTCTGTGCTTGGCGCGCAGTGGGCCGTATGTCAACCATATGAGAGCCTTGCTAACGCGAGCGGAAGCACGGCACATGGCGGTAGCGCTGATGTCAGCGGCAGTCGCTTCAATGCCAGTTTCAGTTGCATCACAAGAACAGCTGCGGTCGCAACACTATCAACAAGAACCAGAAATAAAGCCAAATTCACAGCCAAAGAAACCGAGTATCTCTATAATAGAAATAGCTGACGATGACGTGAAAGCAAATTATCCAACCAAAGCGCAAAGAGATGCAGACGCGGACACGACTGCATCCCAACCGGCGCTGCAGAAGTTCGGCAAATGTGTGCACAGCGCCAGCGATGCGGCAATTGTGCTGCGCGTCGGCGCGAATTTGTGCAACGCCTGCGAGGGTCCCTGTGCGCTTTCCGCCCAACAAGACGAGCTGTCTGCGCCACCGACTCTAGTGACGAGCGCGGCTCCTGCTGCAACAGCGCGACCGGAAACGGCGGCGACAAATCAGAGCACATGCTGCACTGTCTGTTGCTCGCTGGCAGCGTTCGGCGCGGCGCAGGAGGACGAGCTGGAGAAGAATCAGTATTTGGCTGACTCTCAGCGCTGTTGGCCG containing:
- the LOC128921480 gene encoding tigger transposable element-derived protein 6-like — encoded protein: MSRRVVLTAKQKIAVLNDLKTSKDRKTIAAKYKVSLSTISRIQIQENKIRAITNPNRKRDRKGAHVNLDRTLLSWFNQIRSQNGIVTGPVLLSKAQEFALKLNESYVPDRSWLQRWCGRNALNFSKIYGEAGENNATSAEVFTTNRLPHIIEKFSPDCIFNADETGLYYKALPNGSYKGKYENPKGFKTQKQRLTFLFLCNATGTYKRAYCIGKSAKPRSFKGKQLPLPYYNNRSAWMTSVIWKKILIDLNQNLEKDNKQICLIVDNAPCHNTDEKFSNITIEFLPPNTTALIQPLDQGIIHSFKMEYRQILIKKQICALEKGLSIVEFLKSLTILDGINYANRAWNLVKQQTISNCFKKAGIDNIQFITDEIAATEGENYEWCTLDNEYIQCDNELVCFGTMSDEDIVADVLAVNQNSTEDEEVFAQSEACIKHPSTKNALLSLDSLRDYFCHNNIDPLEAFEDIENLILESSEKQKCQKKITDFLSKS